The Anopheles merus strain MAF chromosome 2L, AmerM5.1, whole genome shotgun sequence genome has a segment encoding these proteins:
- the LOC121593674 gene encoding probable U2 small nuclear ribonucleoprotein A' isoform X1, whose product MVKLTPDLINQSMQYMNPCRDRELDLRGYKIPQIENMGATLDQYDTIDFSDNDIRKLDGFPRLARLKCLLLNNNRIVRIGENLHESLPNLQSIILTGNNIQELGDLEPLTKLPNLETLSLLTNPVSTKQHYREYVAFRFPNLRLLDFRKIRQKEREAANLLFKSKKGKEMHKEIVRKAKQALPAGALGESSPEKQAVQNASPADIQKIKEAIKRATNLHEVERLNRMLQSGQITGDILNGNESHSINY is encoded by the exons ATGGTGAAACTTACACCAGATCTAATAAATCAGTCCATGCAGTACATGAACCCGTGTCGCGATCGAGAGCTAGACTTACGGG GGTACAAAATACCACAGATTGAGAATATGGGTGCGACGCTGGATCAGTACGATACGATCGACTTTTCCGACAACGACATCCGCAAGTTGGACGGTTTTCCGCGCCTGGCCAGATTGAAGTGTCTTCTTCTGAACAACAACCGGATTGT GAGAATTGGTGAAAACCTTCACGAATCCCTTCCCAACCTTCAGAGTATCATTCTGACCGGCAACAACATTCAGGAGCTCGGTGACCTGGAACCTCTGACGAAGCTGCCGAACCTCGAGACGCTCAGCTTGCTGACGAATCCCGTATCCACCAAGCAACACTACCGTGAGTATGTTGCGTTTCGTTTCCCCAACCTACGGCTGCTAGATTTCCGCAAGATCCGGCAAAAGGAGCGCGAAGCAGCGAACCTACTGTTCAAGTCGAAGAAGGGCAAAGAAATGCACAAAGAAATCGTCCGGAAAGCGAAACAAGCTTTGCCGGCCGGTGCACTCGGTGAATCATCGCCGGAGAAGCAGGCCGTCCAGAATGCGAGCCCGGCCGACATTCAGAAGATTAAGGAAGCCATCAAGCGAGCGACGAATCTGCACGAAGTCGAACGGCTTAATCGCATGCTACAGTCTGGTCAAATTACTGGCGACATACTGAACGGTAACGAATCGCATTCCATTAATTATTAA
- the LOC121593674 gene encoding probable U2 small nuclear ribonucleoprotein A' isoform X2, with protein MVKLTPDLINQSMQYMNPCRDRELDLRGYKIPQIENMGATLDQYDTIDFSDNDIRKLDGFPRLARLKCLLLNNNRIVRIGENLHESLPNLQSIILTGNNIQELGDLEPLTKLPNLETLSLLTNPVSTKQHYREYVAFRFPNLRLLDFRKIRQKEREAANLLFKSKKGKEMHKEIVRKAKQALPAGALGESSPEKQAVQNASPADIQKIKEAIKRATNLHEVERLNRMLQSGQITGDILNGANGSEAE; from the exons ATGGTGAAACTTACACCAGATCTAATAAATCAGTCCATGCAGTACATGAACCCGTGTCGCGATCGAGAGCTAGACTTACGGG GGTACAAAATACCACAGATTGAGAATATGGGTGCGACGCTGGATCAGTACGATACGATCGACTTTTCCGACAACGACATCCGCAAGTTGGACGGTTTTCCGCGCCTGGCCAGATTGAAGTGTCTTCTTCTGAACAACAACCGGATTGT GAGAATTGGTGAAAACCTTCACGAATCCCTTCCCAACCTTCAGAGTATCATTCTGACCGGCAACAACATTCAGGAGCTCGGTGACCTGGAACCTCTGACGAAGCTGCCGAACCTCGAGACGCTCAGCTTGCTGACGAATCCCGTATCCACCAAGCAACACTACCGTGAGTATGTTGCGTTTCGTTTCCCCAACCTACGGCTGCTAGATTTCCGCAAGATCCGGCAAAAGGAGCGCGAAGCAGCGAACCTACTGTTCAAGTCGAAGAAGGGCAAAGAAATGCACAAAGAAATCGTCCGGAAAGCGAAACAAGCTTTGCCGGCCGGTGCACTCGGTGAATCATCGCCGGAGAAGCAGGCCGTCCAGAATGCGAGCCCGGCCGACATTCAGAAGATTAAGGAAGCCATCAAGCGAGCGACGAATCTGCACGAAGTCGAACGGCTTAATCGCATGCTACAGTCTGGTCAAATTACTGGCGACATACTGAACG GCGCTAACGGTTCTGAAGCCGAGTAA